The segment CTGtagtgtgttttttgtgaaaaGTTGTTAATAAATGTGAACTGCAGTATGCGTACAATATTCAAATATCcaaacaaacgctccatgttaCATAAAACAAACGTATAAGGCTACCAATATGATTGGAAACTTCATCCCAAATTAGTCGTCATTATATTTAAGGGAATATATTTAATTCTTTAGATTCTCATGtaaattctaacatttttgcctttcttatgcagaacagaaatgaagatattttgaacgtTGATCATGAATGTTggtaattaaacaacattgcCCCCCTTGAATTCCaatttatggacacaaaaccacaatgacatttctcaaaatatcgtcttttgtcttccacagaagaaagagtcatatgcaggttttaaacaacatgagggtgaataataaatgatgacagatttttttattttaggtaaaCTAAGCAAACAGTATTTCCccaaaaaacacagatgacTCATTGAAACCTCTAATGCCTTGACAATGTTTTAATCTGTGTTGCAAGGTCTCTGTGTCCTAGAAAACTGTCCTTAAACTCTGGAATGTTTAACTAACAGGATATGCGGTTAGCCTGACGGTCAGCCTCATTCTTGCTTATGTGGCCAGATTTTGATTCTGGAcaggatgtgtgtgttattattaaaaatttgaattatcttataaaccatttaaagagGGATCCAGTATCACATGGACACTTTTTGTCCACGGTAACAGGTGGAGCAGTGATCTTTAAGTCTATAAGATTGCCAAAATCAAAAATAGAATTTCCAACTAAGAATCTATGGTGTTGctacatgtgtgtttgtcactCCAGGCTACAGTGTTTTCTTTACTCAGTGTTGCTCAGTCCCGGGTCAGTTTTTGTAATACTGATTTAATTTGTACTGTGTCGCGGCATAATCCAATAAAACTGTCTGCACAACACAAAGTCTGTTCAGTCTCCCTTAAAATGCGACCGTTCCCTCTGATTTTCACGTCTCTTTCTTTAACAGCTCTACTTTCTTGTTTTCATTCTCTCAACTGATCCTATGACTATCATTCTTTGTGGTTGTGATAAGATAAATGTCAGGGAAAGGATCATTTTGTAGTGGAAACAGTGAAGGAAACTGTGTCAGCTGATTTTAAATCTcataagacacacacacaaaaactgacGCTGCAAGAATACTATATATTTTCTCTTGTCTCCATTACACTGCCAGATGTTACTGTTACCCCAGTGACCAATACCAAAAAAACAAGTGGATATTTAAAGATAATCTATTTGGTGTTTACAATGTAGGTAGAATTAAAAATAATGCagtgttgaattttttttccttttttgtggGGCCTTCCAAGATCCTGCATCTATCAGATCAAGTGCTCACGAAGGACTGTTTTATTCATTGGGATATGTCAAACATGTCTGCATCTATATTGTTATTCAAAACTTGCATGCATATGGCGTCgatcgatttttttttttttacgatatttataattaaatattcagAAGTGTAAGTAATGATCGGATTCCGAAACAAGTCTTAAACTAGTTATAAACCATTGTATTGTTTAAGCCTATAAATCcaattatatgtattttttcataaatatatttcagtGATTCTACAAGTCATGTTAACAATATTTAATTACAGCCTTGTTGACATATATTCTGTAATTTTCAACAACCCTATTGTGAAAGATCATCACCCATCAAAACCCCCATtatcaacttaaaaaaacatcaagttTATCTGTATACTGAAAAAGGTAGATAGTTTATTTTCATGGTATTATTCACACACAAAGATCacaaaatagattaaaatattaagaaacataaattaaaaagcTCATTTAACTGGAACATTTAGGTAGAACAAATCTAATGTGGGATTCTGTGTTAGGATACAGAATAATGTTTTCTGATCGCTTTAAAGTCACCGTCATCCCAGTGTCCTCTCAATTTGTTTTCTTCATAAGCCCAAGATATGTGTTACAGGACACTGGAACAGAGACTATGTCTCCCACGCGATGTCCTGTCTGCGGAGACTGGAACACAGTTTCTGTGTCTCTCTGAGTAATCTCAGAGTTTCTTGACTGCTCCCGTGCTGTTTCTGGGCCTTGCTGGGTGAGGCTTTGACAGGGGATGGTGGAAAGGCTTGTACCCCACTCTGTGCTCTTTGTTTGTTCTTCAAGCTGGCTGCTCTACCTGGCTTTTGTTTGGGGCTGGATGGTTGCGAGAGCTTCTGAACCTAcaggaacaaacacacacattcagacatAAAGAAGCTTGATATGCATCAGTGTGTTTGAGTGATTCAGAACCGGTCACAAACAACAATGCAGGGAACACCAACATTGCAAAAATACTCACGGTTTCCTTATGTTTGCGCAGTTTGGAGATTTGAGCTGCTTTCTCTTCCATTCTCCTGACCAGACAGTCCAGCTCTCTCTCCAGATCCTCTCTGAGATCTCGCTTTTTAGTCTCATCTATCTGCCTGACCAGCTCCTGGTGCTcactgtcacacaaacacaacaagaTATTTACACCTCTCTTTCATGATCCAAACCCTTACACAATCTGTCCATGCACAGGATGTAACTCACAAGCTCATTTGTCCCAGTTCATCCTGAAGGGCAAGCAGAATTTCAGAGAGGCTGCCAAGGGTGGAAACTGACTTTCTGGGAGAGGATGGAGGTCTGCATTGGTCCCGCTGGCTCTCAGAAGCAGACTTCTGCTGagcactcactctctcacacagcCGGAGGTTCCTGTGCTTCATCATGTGCAACACACCCTGAACATTAGCGTTGACCGAGTGGCTAGGACTGGTTGACTGAAAGAGAATATTTATCAAGAACATTTTGTAAAGTGGTTGTATATAAGAGGCTGTAataaagctaaacatatgaTCTTAGACTGCAATGTGTATGATTAATAccgtaaatgtaaacaaagttaTGTTGTGCTACGATGAGGTCATACTCACTGTTCCCGCTACAAATGGCAGCCGTTTAGCCTTAAGAGGATATTGAGGGGGGCGTTCACTGGAGGGGACTTCTGATGAcacattatattaaataataaaaccgCACCGTTGACACCATTATATGCATTATATATACACCTTTGATATTTTGTTCTGTATATGTACTGCCACCTATTGCTCACTGTACACCATTACATTAGTCAGATGCTTTTTTTCCCAAAATGGACTATACATTCAAGCTATACTTTTTTTATCAGTACCAGTATACCTGGAGTATTAAACCTACTACCTTGGTGTCCCTAGCATCATGCATGAGTTAATGTGAATGTTGTAAAGCTACCTACCCTGCATGAGGTCTTGtccttcttttttttcttgcttttggGTTGAGTAGCAGCAGAAAGGGAGAAGACATTCTTCTCAAGCTCTCTCTGCAACTGAGGACATCATGCGTGAATAAAAAAGAGCTTTTCAAAAAATATACGATTTAATGTAATTCACAATCAATTGCGTTTTTACCTCATCTGCTTTCTCTTGCACAAGCTTGCGTTGATGCTCCTCTAATAAGAGTTTCTCTTCTAAGAGCTCAATCTTCCTCTTTAGAAAAAAGACAGCATGGCAGatgttaagaaaataaaaatgtcccaCTTAAGTTTTTGGGGCAAATAAGCGTACTATACTATAtattataatgtgtgtatacctCAGCCATCGACTGCGTACTGCTGAGTTTAAGATACTCCTTTTCCAGTCTTTCTAATTTTTTTAGTTGTGCTTGTATTTGTGGATCTGTATTTGTGCTCTCCTTATACATTGACTCCTAAAGTCAAATAGAGGGATAAAAAACGgtgttaaaaaaagtgttcTTTTGCAGCAGATTTTCAGTttcttacaaacaaacattaagggatagttcacccaaaaatgaaaattctgtccttatTTACTGTTCCTAACCtctgtattaatgtctttgttcctctaaacacaaaggaagatattttgaagaatgtcagatctcgtCCCACATTTACTATCATGgtagggaaaataaacactatggcagtcaatgggtgAATGAGATCTGTTCagtcactgacattcttccaaatatcttcttttgtgtttagcggAACAAAGACAATTTATATAGGTTCGGAACATACTGAAGGggcgtaaatgatgacagaatgggCATTTGTTGGTGTATCTGTTTCTCTAATTGTTTCAGCATTGTGTCAAATCTTGGCTCAACCAATAGCATGATTTGGGGTGGGACGATCGGTTTGGATAAGTTACGGAGTGGAAAGTGCTAGAAATTGTGCACACAAAATAAGGCTTCAATATTGTGCGAattaaaaccaaacagttttcCTCTCTGCCCATCTATAACTCCAGTATTCTGCTCACCTGTCTCTCTGACTGAGTGTTGTTCTCTCTCTCCGCACATGCCACCATTTTCTTCATGTAGTCGAGCTGTTTTTCTAGAAGAGAGCAGCGTGTTTCTGCGGTGCGAAGCTCTGAAACCAGCTCTTAAGAGAAAGACACTTCACAttaaaattcacacaaaaaattaaaattctgtcatcatttactgacattttgacttttcaaacctttatgactttcttccccagaacacaaaagaagattttttgaagaaagttggtaaccaaacagctctgcccccattcacttctattgtatagacccaaaaccaatgcaagtgaatgggggccagttaacaacattcttcaaatatcttcttttgaaccACATCTTGATAAATACTGTTGAAATAAAAACGTTCTACTACCTTTCCTCTGTGTGGGCTTATTCTCTCTGTGTGCAGAAGGGTGATCCTGGAGCTGAGCAGCTTGAGAGAGGTGTTGAGCGCTCTTTACTGTTTGAACCCTTTCCAGCTCAATGCGTCGCATCTTCTCCTGCAGCGTCTTCAGGGCTGACATCACTGCTGctcaaatacagaaaaagacttTGATTAGAATAGGCGATCGCTTCAGCATTTGTTTCGTCTCAGCCAGCTCAGTTGTTCACGTAGCATCCATACGCAACAACAACGTTTTCGGTTGCTTCAAGATGCACCCAGGATTACGAAGACTTGgattagcaaaacaaaacctAACAATGaagaagataaatctctctataaatattcataaaatcAAAGTTTTCAAATATTGTGCTGTCCCACCATAGGACAATAcctatttactacagtttatttCTCCACTAGATAATACCACAGGATGACTACTATATTATACTAAAATTACTTATGTTTACTATGGTAACTATAATACCCTACAGTTTTCAGTGTTTCATGTGTTCCTATAAAGATCAACATTAATCTCCAGCACTTCATAAACGAGCATCACCTCTGCTTCCAGCATCAGGTACTGTGCGATACAGCTGTGGGTCGATGTCATGTAACCCAGACATATTCCTGTCCGACGGACGTGTCTCTGTGTACATCTGCAGGGGTCTTGAAAGCCTGTCTGGAGGCATGTAAAAACTGCCAATGTAACTCTGTTTAGACGGGGAGTCCAGATTTAAAGTCTGCAATTCCCAAACATGTAAAGTCAAGTCTTGAACGTCATGACGTATTCAGAAAAATATCGACACAGTTGATCAAAATTTAGAAAGCTGCCAACCTGGACCTCATCTTTTGAAGCATTTAATACATTGCGAATGAAAAACTTCTCTAAGATACACATAGTCGGAAACGTTACGTTTTGATGCACATGCTAACAGCGTCATGTAAACATCGCGTAAAGTAACTATAACAACACCTTATCAAACATATATACCTGATCTCGGTAACGGTCCATAATccataaatttctttgttacTTATAAAATGAACCTTTAGATCGTGGTGCAGGAAAAAACAAGTTACGTTAGCTCTGCTAATTTAGCTGAAACGACCGTAACCAACAGCGCCACCCAGTTCCTCGTGTTTCGAATTTCCCTCTTCTTTTACCGCCACCAGTGGTTCCGCTTGCGCTGCACAGCTTTTACACACATATATGATGTTCATAAAAATGAGACAGAGagacttacaaaaataaaataagaccaAAAACTTTTACGTTCACttttaattgattatttatatcaaatgctttcaaaaatgtataatgatcTCGGCAATGACAAATAAGTGAAtgcaattttgtatttattgatattttaccaAAGTAATTTCCCAGAATACATTATTGTTATTCATTAGAAAGACAAACAATAAAATAGATTGCCTTGTAAGAGCAGAAATGGGATAGCCCATAATTGACAAAGAATTATCCAGAGCTAAGACACAACGATTAggttattatttttcataaattcaGGTTTTTGTTAGCAGCATTACTATAATACACATGTTAACAATAACAATTATGCTAATTGCTTTAATACTTTTTAGTTGTGATATGAAGGAAAATAAAAGATGGAGCTGTCCAGTCACACCTGtactatttttaaacattagcTCACACATTTTCATTGAATAAGATATCTGGTTTAAGCTTTGCATTCATCATAAAGGTTTGAGATAAACAAGTGGTGGCGGGGCCTCTGCGGTTCTCCAACGTTCTTTGTGGATTTTGGTAGTTGTAGTTCCACCTTTTGTTCAGCGCAGTGACATTACCTCGCGTTTAAACTACAATTCCCATTTTAATAGCGCCGTGGGGAGAACGCACTGAGGAACGCCTTTCTAATCGTTTATTGGTACCTTGTAAGAGTATCTCCGCCCATTTGTTTTTCTCTGGAATACAATTGGACTGTGGTGCCTGTCAATCAACTGCTACCTCAAGTCGCTTCAATGGACTGAAATCGACTGAAGACCTACAGCGCATTGAGGTCTTATTCAACTGCATAGGTGAACGCAAGAGAGAATGTGAATTTAGTAAGTATTGCGACTTGACATGTTTTGCAGTTCTGTTAAAATTCTGCTGTTTTTCTTAGTTAAACAAAGTGTTTGCGGCTTTATTATTTGTGAAGTCTTTAGAAGATGTTTGCCTAAACTGAACTTGATTGAATCCCTTAACGTTATTCACCGGCTTTTTTCATTAGGgtgttcacatatttttttttgtatagttATGTGTAATGCGTAATACTACACTACATGTTGTTTTGGTTAAATAGGGGTTTGTTGTCAACCagaaaagaattaaaaataCCTTAAGATAGTAAACTTTCTGTCTAGACATCAGTGGGTTTGAAATGTactgacacagacacacaagtcCCAATAACTTTTACTCAGTGTTGCTGCATTTAGTGCTATATAAGTACACACAATAGACATAATGCCTGTTTAGGCTTGCACATGCCATCTGCTGTTTTTCTAAGGATTTGCAGACTTCCTACAGGCTTCTTGCAGCAGAGaacattcatttattgttttatctaTTTCAATAATTGGCACACCTTTATGTCTTACCAGGTTCAATCTGTAAGGAGTATAGTGGAAGAATAGTTAAGTGATACAGCGATGGATGTGAGAGATGCTGCTGGACGGTGGGATGCTTTGGGCAGTCGAGATGCAAGCTCCAGACATGCAACAATGGAGATCATTCACCAAGAGGTGATGAAGAGAATCGAGAACATTGGCCCGATACCGGACACACAGTCTTCTGGCCTTTCAGGTGTGAATGTCTGTCCGGCCAGTGACCTTAACCCTATGATGGCACATGTCCTGATGCTTTCCAAAAGGTGTCCGTATGAAGACGTCAGGGAGAAATGCTTATGTTTGCTCCAGAGGGTTCAGGTTAGTACTAAATAATTATGGAGATAATGTTGAAAATTACATTGACTTTGTTTTCATAACAACCACACATactttttaatagaaaaatgaCATCACCCTCTCAAATAATATGCTGCGTGTAATTCCACTACATATTGTAAAgccctatttatttattttttactatatcGCAATAACagcaaaaagtataaaaacacaactctTATATAAGATAAGATACTTTGAAGACATGTTTAAGATCAAAGCATTATATTGTCAATTTTTGGATTGAGAAGCGGCTGCTTCCACAGTCTTAAACAGAAGAAATTGACACTACAAAAGAAATGGGTAGTTCATCAAAAGAAATAGATATTCAATAGATAGTCAAAACCTGTGTATGGCTATCTTTATGAAACACagactttgagaaatgtctcagtggttttgtttccatgtaGTGGAAGCCAAtgggggtccaatgttgtttggttacctgtgttcttcaaaatatcgtgttttgtgttctgccgaagaccgaaagtcatataggtgtgaaaaaatgaaagttagtaaatggtaaaataatttatatttttgggttaGCCATACCCTTTATCATAGAGATGAAGCtttattgatatatttatttctaaacaatTCATGAAGactattgtattgtattaaaacGTATTGTATTGgatgttatataacatttataaaatataccaGAAGCTCAGATCACTGATAGTCAAGATATGAAAAGGTAAAGCAGTCACCATTTGTTGGTTCGCacaaggatgttttttttttatgggatTGTGTGATCTTAAAATAGCTTCGCTTGGGTTCAGGGAGATACATGGGATTGGGTAATTTCTTACAATATATGAGGCTTTTAATGGCAGATCAGGACTCATCTCACCGCCTGTCAGATAGTCACAGATACTGTTGAAAGGTTCACCAGCACATGGAAGGCCATTGAACCAAAAATGTGTGAAGGTTAGTCTCATTAAGGACTCATTCTTTAAATCAGAAGCTTGCTCCCCAATATATGAGACAATgttcaatggttttgatcaagAATTTGTTGTGTTTGACCTTTGCTTGATCATAAAGACAATAACACTTGCAAATGTTCCATTATAGAGTTCAAAAGGACAGCCACTTTTGATGTGGAAATAATTGCACATACTTGTTCTCGTttggtttgttgttttatttgtttctggATCCGCAAGTTTGATAATTGACACTCATGTGTTATTAATTAAAAAGGAATCTCACCCCATGGTGTCCAAAATGATTATTATCTAAAGTATGCAAGACACACACGGGACATTAAACATAAGGAAATGTCAAGTATGAAGATGCATTGTCTTAAAGGTATGCGTCTCTTTGTTTTAATAAAGGAAAGACTTTGTGACATCTGTGGCACGTTTAATAAGGAACTCtagaattacatttaaatgtattgtaatgaATGCATAAATCGTTCTGTTCATATTGTTtgatgcttgttttgtgttgtggtTTGTAAGATGACAGGATGTTCCTCACTTGTTTTGTGTCGACCTTTTGACTCTTTCTGCTTACTGTATCAGCATTAAGCCGTCTGCTGCGATATCTGGAATTATGGGATTCAAGGGGCTGAGACTCAATTGAGGTCGCAACAGCAgggaaaaaatttaaatgacCTTTGACCTAGACAGCACCACACAGATGCAGACAGGCATAGACACACATACATCAAATACATTAATCCAAGGAAAATAATTAGATCTGTAAAATGGCATCTACTTTGTGACTAAGGGAGGTGCCGAACATTGC is part of the Triplophysa dalaica isolate WHDGS20190420 chromosome 13, ASM1584641v1, whole genome shotgun sequence genome and harbors:
- the cep57l1 gene encoding centrosomal protein CEP57L1 — translated: MDRYRDQTLNLDSPSKQSYIGSFYMPPDRLSRPLQMYTETRPSDRNMSGLHDIDPQLYRTVPDAGSRAVMSALKTLQEKMRRIELERVQTVKSAQHLSQAAQLQDHPSAHRENKPTQRKELVSELRTAETRCSLLEKQLDYMKKMVACAERENNTQSERQESMYKESTNTDPQIQAQLKKLERLEKEYLKLSSTQSMAERKIELLEEKLLLEEHQRKLVQEKADELQRELEKNVFSLSAATQPKSKKKKKDKTSCRVVPSSERPPQYPLKAKRLPFVAGTSTSPSHSVNANVQGVLHMMKHRNLRLCERVSAQQKSASESQRDQCRPPSSPRKSVSTLGSLSEILLALQDELGQMSFEHQELVRQIDETKKRDLREDLERELDCLVRRMEEKAAQISKLRKHKETVQKLSQPSSPKQKPGRAASLKNKQRAQSGVQAFPPSPVKASPSKAQKQHGSSQETLRLLRETQKLCSSLRRQDIAWET